The following coding sequences lie in one Arachis hypogaea cultivar Tifrunner chromosome 9, arahy.Tifrunner.gnm2.J5K5, whole genome shotgun sequence genomic window:
- the LOC112709225 gene encoding uncharacterized protein: MWDITHKKTDGSYVNEKAKEIAEKIEAYSSQQAVESTVNSPLDALGVVLGKEHPGRVRGLGMGAVPTVAFKNNTTTISQMNLGSSNDASTSSTCGSNVQKELDTVKAQLQALVSYIAFKEGGKIPIELAGMFPTQQISQSSAS, translated from the exons ATGTGGGACATCACTCACAAGAAAACAGATGGAAGTTATGTTAATGAAAAGGCTAAAGAAATAGCG gaGAAGATTGAAGCATATAGCAGTCAACAAGCGGTGGAATCAACCGTTAATTCTCCTCTTGATGCTCTTGGAGTAGTTCTTGGGAAAGAGCACCCTGGTCGTGTTCGAGGTTTAGGCATGGGAGCTGTTCCAACTGTTGCTTTCAAGAACAACACCACAACAATTAGTCAGATGAACTTAGGTTCTTCAAATGATGCTAGCACATCATCTACTTGTGGTTCCAATGTGCAAAAAGAGCTGGATACTGTTAAAGCGCAGTTGCAAGCATTAGTCTCTTATATTGCTTTTAAGGAAGGAGGTAAAATTCCAATAGAATTAGCTGGAATGTTTCCTACTCAACAAATTTCACAG AGTAGTGCTTCCTGA